GAACGTCACCAGCTTGAGCTCTTTCCAGAACAGGGCGATGGTGGCGATCACCACGGTGCCGACGATCGCCATGAGGACGATGTCCTTGCGCATGAGCGCGGCGGCCTGCCCGAACAGGAACTTGTCGAGGCCGCTCTGGTTGCCGGCCGGGAGCTTCTGGATGTGGGTGAGCAGCACGATTCCGAAGCCGAAGAAGACCGAGAGGACGATTCCGATCGCGGCATCCTCCTTGATGCGCGAGTAGCGCGCGATCCCGAGCACCGCGAGGGCGCCCACGATGCCCGACACGAGCGCTCCGCCAAGGAGTACCAGTGGGCTCTTCGACAGCGTGAGCAGGAAGGCGAGCCCGACGCCGGGGAGCGCCGCGTGAGCTAGCGCGTCGCCGAGCAGGCTCTGCCGCCGGAGGAGCGCGAAGGCGCCGAGGGTGCCGCCGATCGCCCCCAGGAGGACGGAGCCGGCGACGACGTTCTGTGCGGAGAAGGAGAGCGACATGCGTGCCGCCTCAGCGTCCCGGACCGGGGCGTTCGACGCTTCCGGCCGCGGCGCGCGGGCGCTGCTCGAGGTAGGCCGTCGCGGCCTGCTGAAGGAGCGTCAGCCGGCCACCGTAGGTACCGTGGAGGTTCTCCGGTGTGAAGGTCGTCTCGACCGGACCGGCGGCGACGAGGCGAAGGTTGAGCAGCACCACCCAGTCGAAGTACTCGGGCACCGTCTGCAGATCGTGGTGCACAGCGACGACCGTTCGTCCGGCGGCCCGCAGGTCCTTGAGCAGCGACACGATGGCGCGCTCGGTCGTCGCATCGACGCCGGCGAACGGCTCGTCCATGAGATAGAGGCGCGCCTCCTGCGCCAGCGCGCGGGCGAGGAAGACGCGCTGCTGCTGGCCGCCGGAGAGCTGCGAGATCTGCCGCCCGGCGAGATCACGGATGCCGACCTTGTGCAGGCAGTCGAGCGCGCGGGCACGGTCTTTCGCTCCGGGGCGGCGGAACCAGCCGAGTCGGCCGTAGGTTCCCATCGTGACCACGTCGAGCGCGCTGGTGGGAAAGTCCCAGTCGACGCTCTCGCGCTGCGGCACGTAGCCCACCCAGGAGCGCCGGCTCTCGGCCGGCTCGCCGAAGATGCGCACCCATCCCGCAACCGGCTTCACCAGGCCGAGAACGCTCTTGAGCAGAGTCGAC
This genomic window from Thermoanaerobaculia bacterium contains:
- a CDS encoding metal ABC transporter ATP-binding protein, with amino-acid sequence MPAIEVHDLTVAYRTQPVLWDVDLALPEGKLIAVVGPNGAGKSTLLKSVLGLVKPVAGWVRIFGEPAESRRSWVGYVPQRESVDWDFPTSALDVVTMGTYGRLGWFRRPGAKDRARALDCLHKVGIRDLAGRQISQLSGGQQQRVFLARALAQEARLYLMDEPFAGVDATTERAIVSLLKDLRAAGRTVVAVHHDLQTVPEYFDWVVLLNLRLVAAGPVETTFTPENLHGTYGGRLTLLQQAATAYLEQRPRAAAGSVERPGPGR